From the genome of Hymenobacter cellulosilyticus, one region includes:
- a CDS encoding T9SS type A sorting domain-containing protein, with product MLGLAAIPERLYAQQLGWTEAASIASGNTEYGYSSQSVTDTNGDVLMAGTFQGSITLGNLPALRARSFRDIYVAKMDGRTRQWLWAVRAGGNGAGSEPYIPEVRIRLDPAGNAIIAGYYQYSATFGNLPTLYTGYYNGTGHSFVAKVDGNTGTWLWATGATTATSNSNAPSSLAVDQAGNAVISGYFGQTVKFGNLPAITATGPNQTNIYVASVSGSTGQWQWVKQLSATEMAASGVAMDGAGNVVLVGSYGGTLTLGNLPPLPSGGSRTLYVAKLAPATGQWLWATRAAGSNAASSSGSASSTWFTPAGDVLVTGKVQNGSFQFGSLPAVASGKTYLAKLDGASGTWQWLHETPASTTYNVVTFNPSGELLTAGSFSSTVSFGQGLSLSSAGGQDIFVSKLNTATGQAVWAARAGGPSLEEPTGATISGDGSALLLTGNFENQTEFGALPPLTGSKSTFLARLNFAGVVAATGSGQANLPVSIYPNPAHDQVTIQLPAGSAAAQLTITNGLGQAVLKQTSVPAPSGSVVRVATGDLAPGVYYLRITAGKAVTTQKLVIQ from the coding sequence GTGCTGGGGCTGGCTGCTATTCCGGAACGCCTGTACGCCCAGCAGCTGGGCTGGACTGAGGCCGCCTCTATTGCTAGTGGGAACACCGAATATGGTTATTCCTCCCAATCCGTGACTGATACCAACGGGGATGTTCTGATGGCCGGCACCTTCCAAGGCAGTATCACCCTGGGCAATTTGCCGGCCCTAAGGGCCCGCTCGTTCCGGGATATATACGTGGCGAAGATGGATGGCCGAACCCGGCAGTGGCTCTGGGCAGTCCGGGCTGGCGGCAACGGCGCAGGCTCGGAACCCTACATTCCCGAGGTACGGATTCGCCTCGACCCGGCCGGAAATGCCATTATTGCCGGCTATTACCAATATTCGGCTACGTTTGGCAACCTTCCTACTCTCTACACAGGCTATTATAATGGGACTGGACATTCATTTGTGGCGAAAGTTGACGGGAATACGGGTACCTGGCTCTGGGCCACCGGTGCTACTACTGCCACCAGCAACAGCAATGCGCCGAGCAGCCTGGCCGTAGACCAGGCGGGTAACGCCGTCATCAGCGGCTACTTCGGTCAAACGGTTAAGTTTGGCAATTTGCCGGCCATTACAGCCACCGGACCCAACCAGACGAATATTTACGTGGCCAGCGTATCTGGTAGTACCGGCCAGTGGCAGTGGGTAAAGCAACTTTCGGCAACCGAAATGGCAGCCAGTGGAGTAGCAATGGATGGGGCTGGCAATGTGGTCTTAGTCGGGTCTTATGGGGGAACTCTTACCCTGGGCAACTTGCCACCGCTGCCCAGCGGTGGCTCCCGTACCCTGTACGTAGCCAAATTAGCTCCTGCCACCGGGCAGTGGCTTTGGGCCACTCGGGCCGCGGGCAGCAATGCGGCCAGCAGTTCGGGCTCCGCCAGCAGTACGTGGTTTACACCTGCCGGCGACGTGCTTGTAACCGGAAAGGTGCAGAATGGCTCCTTCCAGTTTGGCAGCTTGCCAGCGGTGGCTTCAGGAAAAACATACCTGGCCAAGCTGGACGGGGCTTCCGGAACCTGGCAATGGCTCCACGAAACACCAGCCAGCACTACTTATAACGTAGTTACTTTCAACCCTTCGGGCGAGCTACTAACAGCTGGCTCCTTTTCTTCTACCGTAAGTTTTGGGCAAGGGCTAAGCCTGAGCAGCGCGGGCGGCCAAGACATATTTGTATCCAAGCTAAACACGGCCACCGGCCAGGCAGTATGGGCCGCCCGGGCCGGCGGCCCTAGTTTGGAAGAGCCAACCGGCGCCACCATTTCTGGCGACGGGAGTGCCCTGCTGCTAACCGGAAACTTTGAGAACCAGACGGAATTTGGTGCCCTGCCACCTCTTACCGGCAGCAAGTCAACTTTCCTGGCCCGCCTTAATTTCGCCGGGGTTGTCGCAGCTACTGGCTCCGGGCAGGCGAATTTACCGGTGTCCATTTACCCAAACCCAGCCCACGACCAGGTCACCATTCAGCTGCCGGCCGGCTCCGCTGCTGCTCAGCTGACCATCACCAATGGCCTGGGCCAGGCGGTACTGAAGCAGACGAGTGTACCAGCGCCTTCCGGTAGTGTGGTGCGCGTTGCAACGGGTGATTTGGCTCCCGGCGTCTACTACCTCCGGATAACGGCCGGCAAGGCTGTTACCACTCAGAAGCTGGTCATTCAGTAG
- a CDS encoding polysaccharide deacetylase family protein gives MKTPLLLLPALLGLGAVAPSQAQTTSVWNNKQCAVVLTYDDAIDGNLDIVVPALDSVKLRGTFYLIGSSPVVAKRLPEWRRAAQRGHELGNHALMHPCDGSLPGRDFVTPDNDLSKYTLYRAVSEVRANNTLLNAIDGKTARTFAYPCGDLTVGGVKFYDQLQNDFVGARGVTSGLQTPAQIDLTNIDAYMINGQSGDYLVDLVKQAQKSHTLLVFLFHGVGGGHGLNVDLKAHRQLLRYLKAQEKNIWVAPMVDVAAKVKASQQTAAGKR, from the coding sequence ATGAAAACTCCGCTTCTTTTACTGCCCGCCCTGCTTGGTCTGGGCGCCGTAGCCCCCAGCCAGGCCCAGACCACCAGCGTGTGGAACAACAAGCAGTGCGCCGTGGTGCTAACCTACGACGACGCCATCGACGGGAACCTGGACATCGTGGTGCCGGCCCTGGACTCAGTGAAGCTGCGCGGCACGTTTTACCTGATCGGCTCCTCGCCGGTGGTGGCCAAGCGCCTGCCCGAGTGGCGCCGCGCCGCCCAACGGGGCCACGAGCTCGGCAACCACGCCCTGATGCACCCCTGCGACGGGAGCCTGCCCGGCCGCGACTTCGTGACGCCCGACAACGACCTGAGCAAATATACCCTGTACCGGGCCGTGAGTGAGGTGCGCGCCAACAACACGCTGCTCAATGCTATTGACGGCAAAACGGCCCGCACTTTCGCCTACCCCTGCGGCGACCTGACCGTCGGCGGGGTGAAGTTCTACGACCAGCTTCAAAACGACTTCGTGGGAGCCCGGGGCGTAACCTCAGGGCTGCAGACGCCCGCCCAGATTGACTTGACCAACATCGACGCCTACATGATTAACGGGCAGTCGGGCGACTACCTGGTAGATTTGGTCAAGCAGGCCCAGAAGTCGCACACGCTGCTGGTGTTTCTGTTTCACGGCGTGGGCGGCGGCCACGGGCTAAACGTGGATTTGAAAGCCCACCGCCAATTGCTGCGCTACCTCAAAGCGCAGGAAAAGAACATCTGGGTGGCGCCCATGGTGGATGTAGCCGCCAAAGTAAAGGCCAGTCAGCAAACCGCGGCCGGTAAACGCTAG
- a CDS encoding ThuA domain-containing protein, whose product MSFLNVKTLASLLLGLWLTLDCAAQQTKPRFRVLAFYTAKNDQAHISYVQEANKWFPKMAAQHGFAYDSTSNWDNLNAAFLAKYQVVLFLDTRPEAPAQRAAFQQYMEQGGAWLGFHFAGFALTPSTYAQDWNWYHEQFLGTGQYAGNTWRPTAAVLRVANTKHPTTRKLPPTFTSAPNEWYKWTNDLRTNPAIDILLAVDSTSFPLGTGPKAHEIWRSGYYPVAWTNRRYRMVYVNMGHNDIDYEHGTNQQLSSTFSQAPQNQFILNTLLWLGKDGKYRQAPH is encoded by the coding sequence ATGTCTTTCCTCAACGTTAAAACGCTGGCAAGCCTGCTGCTGGGTCTCTGGCTCACCCTGGACTGTGCAGCACAACAAACGAAGCCGCGTTTTAGAGTGCTGGCTTTTTACACGGCCAAAAACGACCAGGCCCACATCAGCTACGTGCAGGAGGCCAACAAGTGGTTTCCCAAAATGGCGGCCCAGCACGGCTTTGCCTACGACTCCACCTCGAATTGGGACAACCTGAACGCCGCATTTCTGGCTAAGTACCAGGTCGTGCTGTTTCTGGATACCCGGCCGGAGGCTCCGGCCCAGCGCGCCGCGTTTCAGCAGTACATGGAGCAGGGCGGAGCTTGGCTGGGGTTCCACTTTGCTGGCTTTGCCCTTACGCCCTCCACCTACGCCCAGGACTGGAATTGGTACCACGAGCAGTTTCTGGGCACGGGGCAGTACGCGGGCAATACCTGGCGGCCCACGGCGGCTGTGCTGCGCGTAGCTAACACCAAGCACCCCACGACCCGCAAGTTGCCCCCAACCTTCACTTCCGCCCCCAACGAGTGGTACAAGTGGACCAATGACCTGCGGACTAACCCGGCTATTGACATCCTGCTGGCTGTTGATTCCACCAGCTTTCCACTGGGTACCGGCCCCAAGGCCCACGAAATCTGGCGCAGCGGCTACTACCCCGTAGCCTGGACCAACCGTCGCTACCGCATGGTGTACGTCAATATGGGCCACAACGACATCGACTACGAGCACGGCACCAACCAGCAACTGTCGTCCACGTTCAGCCAGGCGCCGCAAAACCAGTTTATCCTCAACACCTTGCTCTGGCTGGGCAAAGACGGTAAGTACCGGCAGGCTCCGCACTAA
- a CDS encoding OmpA family protein, with protein sequence MKHSFWYGIVGLLLAGPVHGQSLAGVWQGVETDTREAGTAWPAVLRIQKGKGTGLFGVLYQEVSGQPGTSVTFQVQGTPTAGGLRVEHGRKLNETGGSPFTYWCDGAITFTYDPAQEKLTGKATYRPVGDCDVGSFTFYRVKLKSAATVAAGTETTIRVTGRNVLWYADAELKQPVTTGNTYRTKLSKTTTFYLAQGYYSTKQSPVVPITIRVTGSAPVPKPAPPVAALPTPAPTLPAPDTTKPALAAAPPAVVAPAPVVLPTVLFKLGTAELLADGIPVLTQLATELKARPALRIRIAGHTDKIGEPEKNQALSEQRAEAVKAFLVKAGIAAERISTIGYGDTRPLYPSPDARNRRVEVVQME encoded by the coding sequence ATGAAACACAGCTTTTGGTACGGCATTGTGGGCCTGCTACTGGCGGGCCCGGTTCATGGCCAGTCCCTGGCGGGCGTCTGGCAGGGCGTGGAAACCGATACGCGGGAGGCGGGTACGGCCTGGCCAGCCGTGCTCCGCATTCAAAAAGGCAAGGGCACCGGCCTGTTTGGGGTGCTGTATCAGGAGGTGAGCGGGCAGCCCGGCACTTCGGTCACGTTCCAGGTGCAGGGTACGCCCACGGCGGGCGGCCTGCGCGTAGAGCACGGGCGCAAGCTCAACGAAACCGGCGGCTCGCCTTTCACTTACTGGTGCGACGGGGCCATCACCTTTACCTACGACCCCGCCCAGGAAAAGCTCACCGGCAAGGCCACCTACCGCCCCGTGGGCGACTGCGACGTGGGCAGCTTCACGTTTTACCGGGTTAAGCTCAAGTCGGCGGCAACGGTAGCGGCCGGAACCGAAACGACGATTCGCGTCACGGGCCGCAACGTGCTCTGGTACGCCGATGCCGAGCTGAAACAGCCCGTAACGACCGGCAACACGTACCGCACCAAGCTGAGCAAAACCACCACGTTCTACCTGGCCCAGGGCTATTATTCGACCAAGCAAAGCCCGGTAGTGCCCATCACCATTCGGGTAACGGGCAGCGCGCCAGTGCCCAAACCGGCTCCGCCCGTGGCGGCGCTGCCCACTCCCGCTCCCACACTGCCGGCTCCGGATACTACAAAGCCCGCTTTGGCTGCCGCTCCTCCGGCGGTGGTTGCTCCGGCCCCCGTAGTCTTGCCCACGGTGCTGTTTAAGCTCGGAACCGCCGAGCTGCTGGCCGATGGAATTCCGGTCCTTACGCAGCTAGCCACCGAGCTAAAGGCCCGACCCGCGCTGCGAATACGAATTGCCGGCCACACGGATAAAATCGGGGAGCCCGAGAAAAACCAGGCGCTGTCGGAGCAGCGGGCCGAAGCGGTAAAGGCTTTTCTGGTGAAAGCCGGCATTGCGGCGGAACGAATCAGCACCATTGGGTACGGCGACACCCGCCCGCTGTACCCCTCGCCCGATGCCCGCAACCGTCGGGTGGAAGTAGTGCAGATGGAGTAA
- a CDS encoding FKBP-type peptidyl-prolyl cis-trans isomerase, which yields MNLNSLQEQISYIIGRDLARNFAQQGLQLDIDVLAASLKEGLAGEPSRLSQEQMRSAMEQLQAQMGGPEEDDTQDSQDMSNNKQAGEDFLAENKNKPGVTTLPSGLQYEVLTEGSGQKPGPRSSVTTHYHGTLINGTVFDSSYQRGQPATFGVNQVIAGWTEALQLMPEGSKWRLYIPSDMAYGKRGAGRDIGPDSALIFDVELIKVNN from the coding sequence ATGAACTTAAACAGCCTCCAGGAGCAAATCAGCTACATCATCGGGCGCGATTTGGCCCGCAACTTTGCCCAGCAGGGTCTGCAGCTCGACATCGACGTGCTGGCCGCCAGCCTCAAGGAAGGCCTAGCCGGTGAGCCCAGCCGCCTAAGCCAGGAACAGATGCGCAGCGCCATGGAGCAGCTGCAGGCCCAGATGGGCGGCCCCGAAGAAGATGACACCCAAGATTCCCAAGATATGAGCAACAACAAACAAGCCGGTGAAGACTTCCTGGCCGAAAACAAGAACAAGCCCGGCGTAACCACCCTGCCCAGCGGCCTGCAGTACGAAGTGTTGACGGAAGGCAGCGGCCAGAAGCCCGGCCCCCGCAGCTCGGTAACCACCCACTACCATGGTACCCTCATCAATGGCACCGTGTTCGACAGCAGCTACCAGCGCGGTCAGCCCGCTACGTTTGGCGTCAACCAGGTTATTGCCGGCTGGACAGAAGCCCTGCAGCTGATGCCCGAAGGTTCGAAGTGGCGCCTCTACATCCCCTCCGACATGGCCTACGGCAAGCGGGGCGCCGGCCGCGACATCGGCCCCGACTCGGCTCTGATTTTCGACGTGGAGTTGATCAAAGTAAACAACTGA
- a CDS encoding XAC2610-related protein, whose protein sequence is MSSPAQAQRRFQLNTGSNLYSAELTVAACADGQCQGRGTVRLFSKQTKQLVQTFTSEDLNFFLDNDSHTQPTVNVVELYGEQSPLIFADFNFDGTQDLAIRNGNRSSYGGPSYDVYVYASRPRKFVPSAELTALATDNLGMFQLDTKRKRIITFEKSGCCWHLTTEYAVVPGQGLVETKTVEEDATGEGEQVVVTTKQKVQGRWQTSVRRFPIKEYYKD, encoded by the coding sequence GTGAGCAGTCCGGCCCAGGCCCAGCGCCGCTTTCAGCTGAATACTGGCTCAAACCTCTACTCGGCCGAGCTGACGGTGGCCGCCTGCGCCGACGGGCAATGCCAGGGCCGGGGCACCGTGCGGCTGTTCAGCAAGCAAACCAAGCAGCTGGTGCAGACCTTTACGTCGGAGGATCTGAATTTCTTTCTCGATAACGACAGCCATACCCAGCCCACTGTCAACGTCGTGGAGCTCTACGGGGAGCAAAGCCCGCTGATTTTTGCCGACTTCAACTTCGACGGCACCCAGGACCTGGCCATCCGCAACGGCAACCGCAGCAGCTACGGCGGTCCGTCGTACGACGTGTACGTGTACGCCAGCCGCCCCCGCAAATTCGTGCCCAGCGCCGAGCTGACGGCCCTGGCCACCGACAACCTGGGTATGTTTCAGTTGGATACCAAGCGCAAACGCATCATCACGTTCGAGAAAAGCGGCTGCTGCTGGCACCTGACCACCGAGTACGCCGTGGTGCCGGGTCAGGGCCTGGTGGAAACCAAAACCGTGGAAGAAGACGCCACCGGCGAAGGCGAGCAGGTCGTCGTTACGACCAAGCAGAAAGTGCAGGGCCGCTGGCAAACCAGCGTGCGGCGCTTTCCTATCAAGGAGTATTACAAGGACTAG
- a CDS encoding DUF6892 domain-containing protein, which translates to MDKPTQFQDFNFKLAVIQVLMYEQELLQPAFSLRAFAKTYQGRRIDIEKDGYDIIPEVRDYFLALEIPAALLTQVEEIYQDGGDDIYHHLYPFWDGEDETFTITSTADLALLPNLRKMTLFYDDREEMIAQFQAQGIETDYC; encoded by the coding sequence ATGGATAAGCCCACGCAGTTTCAGGATTTCAACTTCAAGCTCGCCGTCATTCAGGTGCTGATGTACGAGCAGGAGCTGCTGCAGCCCGCTTTCAGCCTGCGTGCCTTTGCCAAAACCTACCAAGGCCGCCGCATCGACATTGAGAAAGACGGCTACGATATTATTCCCGAAGTCCGGGACTACTTCCTGGCCCTGGAGATTCCCGCAGCTTTGTTGACGCAGGTCGAGGAAATCTACCAGGACGGGGGCGACGATATTTACCATCATCTTTACCCGTTCTGGGACGGGGAAGACGAGACGTTCACCATTACCTCTACCGCCGACCTGGCTCTGCTGCCCAACCTGCGCAAGATGACGCTGTTCTATGATGACCGGGAAGAAATGATAGCGCAGTTCCAGGCCCAGGGCATTGAAACCGATTATTGCTAA